A single Tenacibaculum sp. Bg11-29 DNA region contains:
- the dnaX gene encoding DNA polymerase III subunit gamma/tau: MEHFIVSARKYRPQVFEDVVGQQAITNTLENAIKNNHLAQALLFTGPRGVGKTSCARILAKRINQEDADTNIDEDFAFNIFELDAASNNSVDDIRSLTDQVRIPPQTGKYKVYIIDEVHMLSQAAFNAFLKTLEEPPAHAIFILATTEKHKIIPTILSRCQIFDFKRIGVLDAKEYLKTICAKENITADDDALHVIAQKADGAMRDALSIFDRVVSFSGSNLTREAVTQNLNVLDYDVYFNITDLLVDHKIPQVLMAFSDVLGKGFEGHHFINGLASHFRDLLVAKDEATISLLEVGDNTKKKYLEQAKKANMQFLLPAIDKANDCDLKYRGSKNQRLLVELTLMQIASINFDGAKKKSNNYIIPATFFTSLSPSVKKKTVPPIVKPTETAEVKAKIQAPLTKVVAESTKPLLKNIKRRASSLSLKSIHQKKDVKTSFNEDENFENHPRTPFTHEELKDAWKKYYFKLQELGERSIAAILASNEPQLGKNYVIIFSLPNDLMKTQLERGKPKLTGFLREKLNNYGIQIEVAVNAIAEKKFAYTPQEKYNKLKEKNPLIEKLKNTFGLDL; the protein is encoded by the coding sequence ATGGAGCATTTTATAGTATCGGCACGTAAATATCGTCCTCAAGTTTTTGAAGATGTAGTTGGGCAACAAGCCATAACAAATACGTTAGAAAATGCTATAAAAAATAACCATTTAGCACAAGCTTTACTTTTTACAGGACCAAGAGGTGTTGGTAAAACATCTTGTGCTCGTATACTTGCAAAACGAATAAATCAAGAAGACGCTGATACAAATATTGATGAAGACTTTGCCTTTAATATTTTTGAATTAGATGCTGCTTCAAACAATTCAGTCGATGACATTCGTAGCTTAACTGATCAAGTTCGTATTCCTCCTCAAACAGGAAAATACAAAGTTTATATTATTGATGAAGTACACATGCTTTCTCAAGCAGCTTTTAATGCTTTTTTAAAGACGTTAGAAGAACCACCTGCACATGCCATTTTTATTTTGGCTACTACAGAGAAGCATAAAATTATACCTACTATTTTATCTCGTTGTCAAATATTCGATTTTAAGCGAATTGGTGTTTTAGATGCTAAAGAGTATTTAAAAACTATTTGCGCTAAAGAGAATATTACTGCCGATGACGATGCATTACATGTTATTGCCCAAAAGGCTGATGGAGCTATGCGTGATGCTTTATCTATTTTTGATAGAGTTGTTAGTTTTTCTGGTAGTAATTTAACTCGTGAAGCTGTTACTCAAAACTTAAACGTATTAGATTACGATGTATATTTTAATATTACTGATTTATTAGTTGACCATAAAATACCACAAGTATTAATGGCATTTAGTGATGTTTTAGGTAAAGGATTTGAAGGGCACCATTTTATTAATGGCTTAGCATCACACTTTAGAGACTTATTAGTAGCAAAAGATGAAGCAACCATATCTTTACTAGAAGTAGGAGACAATACTAAAAAGAAATATTTAGAGCAAGCCAAAAAGGCTAATATGCAATTTCTACTCCCTGCTATTGATAAAGCTAATGATTGCGATTTAAAATACCGAGGCAGTAAAAACCAACGATTACTGGTAGAATTAACCTTAATGCAAATAGCCTCTATCAATTTTGATGGAGCAAAAAAAAAATCTAACAACTACATAATTCCTGCTACATTTTTTACTTCTTTATCTCCATCTGTAAAAAAGAAAACAGTACCTCCTATTGTAAAACCCACTGAGACAGCTGAAGTTAAAGCAAAAATTCAGGCTCCTTTAACTAAAGTTGTTGCTGAATCAACAAAACCTTTATTAAAGAACATAAAACGTCGTGCCTCTTCTTTATCTTTAAAAAGTATTCATCAGAAAAAAGATGTAAAAACGAGTTTTAATGAAGATGAAAATTTTGAAAATCACCCAAGAACTCCTTTTACCCATGAAGAACTTAAGGATGCATGGAAAAAATACTACTTTAAATTACAAGAGCTTGGTGAACGTAGTATTGCTGCTATCTTAGCCTCTAATGAACCTCAGTTAGGAAAAAATTATGTAATAATTTTTTCTTTACCTAATGATTTAATGAAAACACAATTAGAACGAGGTAAACCAAAACTTACTGGTTTTTTACGTGAAAAATTAAATAATTACGGTATTCAAATTGAGGTTGCTGTTAATGCAATTGCAGAAAAGAAGTTTGCATACACTCCGCAAGAGAAATACAATAAACTAAAGGAAAAAAATCCGTTAATTGAAAAGCTTAAAAATACTTTTGGCTTAGACTTATAA
- a CDS encoding SulP family inorganic anion transporter, whose product MGKGFKTFLSEIPQNIFAGFVVSLIALPLGFGLALASGAPPISGVIAAIVGGTVVAILGGSNVTITGPGNGLVVVLLAAITTLGAGDMHQGYLYTLAAIVISGIIMIILGFLRMGALGDYFPSSAIQGMLAAIGIGIFAKQFHVMLGNLNAKGSIINLLIQVPEAIINFIKTPDTSVLYAGLVGIISLLIMIFYSKIRNKYFQLIPAPMWIVVLSIGMYYYYDLFSTDVYPIDKALLINLPNDVLSSFAFPNFSKAYSFEFINAVIAITLIASIESLLSIKAVDKLDTLKRRSNVNKDIRALGLATVISAFLGGLNVVTVIARSSVNVNNKGSNRSANFFHATFLVIFILLFATELRKIPLPALAAILVYTGYKLASPENIRKVFKIGKEQLIIFFVTLLTTIATSLITGILAGIFITFIIHVFINKNLMLFIRNLLKPNVLMFKEDEKYYVSVKNFSSFLNYTKLKSKLDQIPENEEAIIDFSLCDFIDHSVMENLNNYAETFKRKGGHFEVIGLDGYKTGSEHPFALRKNIPVQSEENTDSNSLTKRQKSLQNICNELKWNYDALPKEAVTEIPHFGYFKTRQISKVSNILSNENCTLFDVEFSEGELIAKQIIKVTMMYIDIAKYTPEFTLDKEGIFEYIYHFAGFKDIDIENHPDFSKRFYLSGKNASEIKKFFTDELVLFFESNKYYHIEGNQKGLLVIGRERLAGIKEIKTLADFGVRLKKIICVENI is encoded by the coding sequence ATGGGAAAAGGGTTTAAAACATTTTTAAGTGAAATACCTCAAAATATTTTTGCAGGTTTCGTTGTTTCGCTAATAGCACTTCCATTAGGTTTTGGTTTAGCATTAGCTTCTGGGGCACCTCCTATTTCGGGAGTTATTGCTGCAATAGTTGGAGGTACCGTCGTTGCAATTTTAGGAGGTTCTAATGTAACTATTACTGGACCAGGTAATGGTTTAGTAGTTGTTCTACTAGCCGCTATAACCACTTTAGGTGCTGGAGATATGCACCAAGGTTATTTATATACCCTAGCTGCTATTGTTATTTCGGGAATAATAATGATAATTCTTGGTTTTCTTAGAATGGGTGCTTTGGGAGATTACTTTCCATCCTCTGCTATTCAAGGAATGTTAGCTGCTATTGGTATTGGTATTTTTGCAAAGCAATTTCATGTAATGCTAGGTAACTTAAACGCTAAAGGAAGCATAATTAATTTATTAATACAAGTTCCTGAAGCTATAATAAACTTTATAAAAACTCCTGACACTAGTGTTCTATATGCAGGCTTGGTAGGTATTATTAGTTTATTAATAATGATATTTTATAGTAAAATACGTAATAAATATTTTCAGCTTATCCCGGCTCCTATGTGGATTGTTGTTTTAAGTATTGGTATGTATTATTATTACGACTTATTCTCAACAGATGTTTATCCTATTGATAAGGCTTTATTAATAAATTTACCTAATGATGTATTATCTAGTTTTGCTTTTCCAAATTTTAGTAAAGCTTATAGTTTTGAATTTATCAACGCAGTAATTGCCATTACTTTAATTGCAAGTATTGAAAGTTTACTTAGTATTAAAGCTGTAGATAAATTAGATACTTTAAAAAGACGTTCTAATGTTAATAAAGATATTAGAGCTTTAGGGTTAGCAACTGTAATCAGCGCCTTTTTAGGAGGTTTAAATGTTGTGACGGTAATTGCTCGTAGCTCAGTAAACGTAAATAATAAAGGTAGTAATCGTTCTGCAAACTTTTTTCATGCAACTTTCTTAGTTATATTTATTTTGCTTTTTGCAACAGAACTTCGTAAAATACCTTTACCTGCATTAGCTGCTATTCTGGTGTATACTGGCTATAAATTGGCTTCTCCTGAAAATATTAGAAAAGTATTTAAAATAGGAAAAGAGCAACTAATTATATTTTTTGTCACCTTATTAACAACCATAGCAACCAGTTTAATTACAGGTATCTTAGCTGGAATATTTATCACATTCATTATTCATGTTTTCATCAATAAAAACCTGATGCTTTTTATTAGAAATCTATTAAAACCAAATGTTTTAATGTTTAAAGAAGATGAAAAATATTATGTTTCTGTGAAAAATTTCTCTAGCTTTTTAAACTATACAAAACTAAAATCTAAATTAGATCAGATACCTGAAAACGAAGAAGCAATAATTGATTTTTCTTTGTGTGATTTTATAGACCATTCAGTAATGGAAAACCTTAATAATTACGCTGAAACATTTAAACGTAAAGGAGGTCATTTTGAAGTAATAGGCTTAGATGGTTATAAAACTGGAAGCGAGCACCCATTTGCATTGCGTAAGAACATTCCTGTTCAATCTGAAGAAAACACTGATTCCAATAGTTTAACAAAAAGACAAAAATCATTACAAAACATTTGTAATGAATTAAAATGGAACTATGATGCTTTACCTAAAGAAGCTGTTACCGAAATTCCTCATTTTGGTTATTTTAAAACACGACAGATAAGCAAAGTATCAAATATCTTATCAAATGAAAACTGTACATTGTTTGATGTTGAATTTTCTGAAGGTGAATTAATTGCAAAACAAATTATTAAAGTAACAATGATGTACATTGATATTGCTAAATACACTCCTGAATTTACTTTAGATAAAGAGGGTATTTTCGAATATATTTATCATTTTGCTGGCTTTAAAGATATTGATATTGAAAACCATCCTGACTTCTCTAAACGATTTTACCTTTCTGGAAAAAATGCTTCTGAAATAAAAAAATTCTTT
- a CDS encoding universal stress protein, with protein sequence MQEIHKILIGIAFSPNLKANLFETIRLSNMFNAQLVGVHVGKKSIEKENQLQELLNEAPKLELPLKTIWQEGKPVDVILQTSKQENVNLLILGALQKEKLYKYYVGSIARELTRKAPCSVLLLIRPAIERVPCKHIVVSGLQDHKTEETIKTAFNLSQKLDCKRVTIVEEISQTELNVKVNDDISLRKATLEKERMQKREDARVKKMLQHIDTSDIIIKTQSIFGRRGYSIGHYAKIKRADLLVISAPKKTGILDRIFPHDLEYILSELPTDVLIVK encoded by the coding sequence TTGCAAGAAATACATAAAATTTTAATTGGTATTGCTTTTTCTCCTAACTTAAAAGCAAACTTATTTGAAACAATAAGGCTATCTAATATGTTTAACGCTCAATTAGTTGGTGTACATGTCGGTAAAAAATCTATTGAAAAAGAAAACCAATTACAAGAATTATTAAATGAAGCCCCAAAATTAGAACTTCCTTTAAAAACAATTTGGCAAGAAGGTAAACCTGTTGACGTTATTCTACAAACGTCAAAACAAGAAAATGTTAATTTACTAATTCTCGGTGCACTACAAAAAGAAAAATTATATAAATATTATGTAGGCTCAATAGCTAGAGAACTTACTAGAAAAGCTCCCTGCTCAGTATTATTACTTATAAGACCCGCTATAGAAAGAGTACCTTGTAAACACATTGTAGTTAGTGGTTTGCAAGATCACAAAACAGAAGAAACCATTAAGACAGCTTTTAATTTATCACAAAAATTAGATTGTAAAAGAGTTACAATAGTTGAAGAAATTAGTCAAACTGAATTAAATGTAAAGGTTAATGATGACATATCATTACGTAAAGCAACATTAGAAAAAGAACGCATGCAGAAACGCGAAGATGCTCGTGTAAAAAAAATGCTTCAACATATAGATACAAGTGATATTATTATAAAAACACAAAGTATTTTTGGACGTAGAGGTTATTCTATAGGTCATTATGCAAAAATTAAAAGAGCTGATTTATTAGTTATAAGTGCTCCTAAAAAAACAGGAATATTAGATCGAATATTTCCTCACGATTTAGAATATATATTATCAGAATTACCAACCGATGTTTTAATAGTTAAGTAG
- the msrA gene encoding peptide-methionine (S)-S-oxide reductase MsrA → MKLIKILTLLVILVSLLGFKSKKIKNVEGVNKEKKELKKAYFASGCFWCVEAVFESVIGVEEVVSGYAGGHTKNPTYKTIGTGRTGHAETVAVYYNPKKVNFKTLVAVFYGSHDPTTKNGQHPDYGSQYRSIAFYSTVNEKRIIEDTIKKLNTEIYNGKIVTEVTRVIKFYPAEEYHQNYERLHPENPYVKNVSIPRLNRFKRKFPQLLKKGKN, encoded by the coding sequence ATGAAATTAATAAAGATACTTACCTTATTAGTTATTCTTGTTAGTTTACTTGGTTTTAAAAGTAAAAAAATAAAAAATGTAGAGGGTGTAAATAAGGAAAAAAAGGAATTAAAAAAGGCTTATTTTGCAAGTGGATGTTTTTGGTGTGTAGAAGCAGTCTTTGAAAGTGTAATAGGGGTAGAGGAAGTTGTTTCTGGTTACGCAGGTGGTCATACAAAGAATCCGACATATAAAACTATAGGAACAGGTCGTACAGGACACGCTGAAACTGTAGCTGTATATTACAACCCTAAAAAAGTAAACTTTAAAACATTAGTAGCTGTATTTTACGGGTCTCATGACCCAACAACTAAGAATGGACAACATCCGGATTATGGATCACAATATAGATCTATCGCTTTTTATAGTACGGTAAATGAAAAGAGAATTATTGAGGACACAATTAAAAAGTTAAACACAGAAATATATAATGGTAAAATAGTTACAGAAGTTACAAGGGTTATAAAATTTTATCCTGCTGAAGAATATCATCAAAATTATGAACGTCTGCATCCTGAAAACCCATATGTAAAAAATGTTTCAATACCTAGGTTGAACCGTTTTAAACGTAAATTCCCTCAATTATTAAAAAAAGGAAAGAATTAA